In Alicyclobacillus macrosporangiidus CPP55, a single window of DNA contains:
- a CDS encoding permease prefix domain 1-containing protein encodes MNQGGEIEEYLRRLVRGAGLSRREQLDWVAEMRTHLEEDIHTRMEAGAAYEEAVAAALRAFGSANRLRRRIARETFGATRATLFAGTAGFFLLFLVSLWALHAGVGAGVGTGFGTGVGIGLGGGAATAGPDTTAGIGAGMWLRPFLILLSPSLMLSLCLGCLWFLKTRSRRDRLVIGLVVATFAALWLIQRATHRWSIGAILTFYGLRPVTLVEPAFAAGCLLLLAMGLAVYAATRNRWLAVFPVALSVALGSWAPLRDLVQSALWQWTGDPALWGKHNPFSGVTGIQFALTVVARLLITALVLTGCRWLDRVGRVGQRDRQQT; translated from the coding sequence ATGAACCAGGGCGGTGAGATCGAGGAATACTTGCGGCGGCTGGTTCGCGGCGCGGGCCTGAGTCGGCGCGAACAGTTGGATTGGGTGGCCGAGATGCGCACACACCTGGAAGAGGACATCCACACCCGCATGGAGGCGGGTGCCGCGTACGAGGAGGCGGTAGCGGCCGCTCTTCGAGCGTTCGGATCGGCCAATCGGCTCCGCCGGCGGATCGCCCGCGAGACGTTCGGCGCCACCCGGGCCACCCTGTTCGCGGGGACCGCAGGCTTCTTCCTCCTCTTCCTGGTCAGCCTCTGGGCCCTGCACGCAGGCGTGGGCGCGGGCGTTGGGACAGGCTTCGGCACAGGGGTGGGCATAGGCTTGGGGGGCGGCGCAGCCACGGCGGGACCGGACACCACGGCCGGCATCGGAGCGGGGATGTGGTTGCGGCCGTTCCTGATCCTGCTCTCCCCCTCCCTCATGCTGTCGCTGTGCTTGGGCTGCCTGTGGTTCTTGAAGACCCGAAGCCGGCGCGATCGCCTGGTCATCGGCCTGGTCGTCGCCACCTTCGCGGCCCTGTGGCTGATCCAGCGCGCCACACATCGCTGGAGCATCGGCGCCATTCTCACCTTCTACGGCTTGCGGCCGGTGACGTTGGTGGAGCCCGCGTTCGCGGCGGGGTGCCTCCTGCTTCTCGCCATGGGCCTCGCGGTGTACGCCGCGACCCGCAATCGTTGGCTCGCGGTCTTCCCCGTCGCCCTGTCTGTGGCGTTAGGCAGCTGGGCGCCGCTGCGCGACCTGGTCCAGTCGGCCCTTTGGCAGTGGACCGGCGATCCCGCGCTGTGGGGCAAGCACAACCCGTTCTCCGGTGTCACCGGGATTCAGTTCGCGCTGACGGTGGTCGCGAGGCTTTTGATCACGGCCCTGGTACTGACCGGCTGCCGATGGCTGGACCGTGTCGGTCGAGTGGGGCAGCGGGATCGTCAACAGACGTGA
- a CDS encoding GNAT family N-acetyltransferase, with product MQVHRTDPQPDRPLVWRRLHAQDVESWVDLLHRAYAANLAAGFNFSAAALTLAEALPCLNHQQVYGGEQDGRLCATFTLRQDEDGWHLSFYAVDPRLQRQGIGRLTMRRAEETARAIGVTTLLLDTPENHPWLVSYYLREGYEVYGRTHWPGKRYHSLLFRKRLTEGHLPQA from the coding sequence GTGCAGGTCCATCGAACGGATCCACAACCGGATCGGCCTTTGGTATGGCGGCGGCTCCATGCACAGGATGTGGAATCCTGGGTGGATCTGCTTCACCGGGCGTACGCCGCCAACCTCGCCGCCGGCTTCAACTTCTCGGCGGCCGCCCTCACCCTCGCCGAAGCATTGCCTTGTTTGAACCATCAACAGGTGTACGGTGGAGAACAAGACGGCCGCCTGTGTGCCACGTTCACCCTGCGTCAGGATGAGGACGGGTGGCATCTGAGTTTCTACGCGGTCGATCCCCGCCTCCAACGCCAGGGCATCGGGCGCCTGACGATGCGGCGGGCGGAAGAGACCGCCCGGGCGATCGGCGTGACCACGCTGCTGCTCGACACGCCGGAGAATCATCCGTGGTTGGTCTCCTACTACCTCCGGGAAGGCTACGAGGTGTACGGCCGCACCCACTGGCCGGGAAAACGGTACCACTCCCTGCTGTTCCGCAAACGCCTGACGGAGGGCCATCTGCCGCAAGCGTGA
- a CDS encoding glutathionylspermidine synthase family protein: protein MTTHPRTTYAERREAFYAPLRSTFWPEMHGHENALFTTFPVPQEEVTQIRETAKMVYSIYEKAAKLLRNAPDDTLLRLDFPQNTLRYIRQKTTESETIIGRFDFVKRQDGRYVMLEFNSDTPTFIKELFFVNELVCKEFGVNDPNLGQRTILETAMKKAIRESFQHIGGTGSPYVVFSSHREEESREDYFTTKFLMSLVEDAFDCDFVPLCDLRVKRDGLYDLNGRKIDVWYRQTYPIEHLCRDKDKDGTPVGEWILDHVINKSLAVINPPSAFLLQSKAVQVAIWALHEHKVYFSEEEHEWIAQHFLPTYLEPDRFIETGTSYVKKPAFGREGDTVEIFLSNGRVIREAQRSYEQSMPVYQQYVDMPKAYVESLNGREMCHLLVGCHVVGGAPSAIGIRAGDEITGNLSYYLPVCIENEVG, encoded by the coding sequence ATGACAACCCATCCGCGTACAACCTATGCGGAGCGACGTGAAGCGTTTTATGCGCCGCTCCGGAGCACATTTTGGCCAGAAATGCACGGGCATGAGAACGCTCTCTTCACAACCTTTCCAGTCCCCCAGGAAGAGGTCACGCAAATTCGAGAAACGGCCAAAATGGTGTATTCTATTTACGAAAAAGCCGCTAAATTATTGCGGAATGCTCCTGACGACACGCTCTTGCGACTGGATTTTCCGCAGAATACCCTTCGATACATTCGCCAAAAAACCACCGAATCCGAAACGATCATTGGACGCTTCGACTTCGTCAAACGCCAAGACGGCCGATATGTGATGCTGGAATTCAACAGCGACACACCGACCTTCATTAAAGAGTTGTTCTTTGTGAACGAATTGGTATGTAAAGAATTTGGCGTAAACGATCCAAATCTGGGACAGAGAACAATTCTCGAGACAGCCATGAAAAAGGCCATTCGCGAATCGTTCCAGCACATCGGAGGAACAGGTTCTCCGTATGTCGTTTTTTCATCTCACCGAGAGGAGGAGAGCAGGGAGGATTATTTTACTACAAAATTCTTGATGAGTCTGGTTGAAGATGCGTTTGACTGTGATTTCGTTCCCCTTTGCGATCTCAGAGTGAAAAGGGACGGGCTGTATGATCTGAATGGACGTAAGATCGACGTCTGGTACCGGCAAACGTATCCAATCGAGCACCTTTGCCGGGACAAAGACAAAGACGGTACGCCCGTGGGAGAGTGGATTCTCGATCATGTGATCAACAAATCTCTCGCCGTCATCAATCCGCCTTCTGCTTTTCTCCTTCAGAGCAAGGCGGTTCAAGTCGCAATCTGGGCCTTGCACGAACACAAAGTATACTTCAGCGAAGAGGAGCACGAGTGGATCGCACAACACTTTCTCCCTACCTATTTGGAACCAGATCGGTTTATCGAGACGGGGACTTCCTACGTGAAAAAGCCTGCGTTCGGCAGAGAAGGAGATACGGTGGAGATTTTCCTATCGAACGGAAGAGTGATTCGGGAAGCCCAAAGAAGCTATGAACAGTCCATGCCGGTGTATCAGCAATATGTGGACATGCCAAAAGCCTATGTGGAGTCTTTGAACGGACGAGAAATGTGCCACCTTTTGGTGGGATGTCACGTGGTCGGGGGAGCGCCCTCAGCCATCGGCATCCGTGCCGGAGACGAGATTACGGGCAATCTAAGTTATTATTTGCCTGTTTGTATTGAAAATGAAGTCGGTTGA
- a CDS encoding CBS domain-containing protein: MKARDIMIHSVIKAHVDDDVKSVLRKFVDHGIGGMPIVDSTNRVVGYISDGDVMRAFSHHYSRFRTIDTGYYVVSFFTGIEAESDEEDADFRAHFQEFCRKKAIDAGVRKAICVEEDDPLETVARILSERKIKKVPVVREGVLVGIISRGDVIRQVVHRFMEH; this comes from the coding sequence GTGAAGGCCAGGGACATTATGATTCACTCCGTGATCAAGGCGCACGTCGACGACGACGTGAAGTCGGTCCTGCGCAAGTTTGTCGACCACGGTATCGGTGGGATGCCGATTGTCGACAGCACCAACCGCGTCGTCGGGTACATCAGCGACGGCGACGTGATGCGCGCCTTTAGTCATCATTACAGCCGATTCCGCACCATCGACACCGGGTATTACGTGGTCTCGTTTTTCACCGGGATCGAAGCGGAGAGTGACGAGGAAGACGCTGACTTCCGGGCGCACTTCCAGGAGTTCTGCCGCAAGAAGGCCATCGATGCCGGCGTGCGCAAGGCCATCTGCGTCGAGGAAGACGATCCGTTGGAAACCGTGGCGAGGATCTTGAGCGAGCGAAAGATCAAAAAGGTGCCGGTGGTCCGCGAAGGCGTGCTCGTCGGCATCATCAGCCGAGGCGACGTGATCCGCCAAGTCGTGCATCGGTTCATGGAGCACTGA
- a CDS encoding beta-ketoacyl-[acyl-carrier-protein] synthase family protein, whose translation MTVRTPVVVTGYGAVTPFGVGVEPFWKALLDGRSAVRPTEDETLRQWLPVAASVRDFNPADHLPKKLVNDTDRFTQLALVAVAEALRHAGLESSGQGGDGSDLWPGLDRDRVGIAVGTAFGGVQSLEQGALRLASGATRLGPRVVPKSIPNAAGAAIAMRYGVRGPVMTYVTACASSANAIGEAWHWLQLGECDVVIAGGTECLFTPTLVAGLRAAGAVATTGPDDPAVWSRPFDVNRAGMVMGEGAAFLVLETRDHAARRNAPILAELIGYGASNDAYHETAPHPEGSGAALAMQRALRSAGLAPTDIDYINAHATATVAGDAAESHALRQVFGEHLDRIPVSSIKGAVGHLLGTAGAIESIACIESLRTGWLPPTLNCDERDPVAPPDVIPNHARAQRVKRVLSNSFGFGGQNGVLVWQAPAAE comes from the coding sequence ATGACCGTCAGAACCCCCGTTGTCGTCACCGGCTACGGCGCCGTCACGCCGTTTGGCGTCGGCGTCGAACCGTTTTGGAAGGCGCTGCTGGACGGCCGGTCCGCCGTCCGGCCGACCGAGGACGAAACCCTGCGCCAGTGGCTGCCCGTCGCGGCCTCGGTGCGGGATTTCAACCCCGCCGATCATCTCCCGAAAAAGCTCGTGAACGACACCGACCGATTCACCCAACTCGCCCTGGTGGCCGTCGCCGAAGCCCTGCGGCACGCGGGCCTGGAATCCTCCGGCCAAGGCGGTGACGGCAGCGACCTGTGGCCGGGATTGGACCGCGATCGCGTCGGCATCGCGGTCGGCACCGCCTTCGGCGGGGTGCAGTCGCTGGAGCAGGGCGCCCTCCGCCTGGCCTCCGGCGCCACCCGCCTCGGCCCGCGCGTGGTCCCCAAGTCGATTCCGAACGCGGCAGGGGCTGCTATCGCCATGCGCTACGGGGTGCGCGGCCCCGTGATGACGTACGTCACCGCCTGTGCCTCGTCCGCCAACGCCATCGGCGAGGCGTGGCATTGGCTGCAGTTGGGCGAGTGCGACGTCGTGATCGCCGGTGGAACCGAGTGCCTGTTCACCCCGACCCTGGTCGCCGGCCTGCGCGCCGCCGGAGCGGTCGCGACCACTGGCCCGGACGATCCCGCCGTCTGGTCACGCCCGTTCGACGTAAACCGAGCCGGAATGGTGATGGGCGAAGGAGCCGCTTTCCTCGTCCTCGAGACGCGCGATCACGCCGCCCGCCGCAACGCCCCCATCTTGGCGGAGCTCATCGGCTACGGGGCGTCCAATGACGCCTACCACGAGACCGCCCCGCACCCGGAGGGCAGCGGCGCGGCCCTGGCGATGCAGCGCGCACTGCGCTCGGCCGGGCTTGCACCCACGGACATCGACTACATCAACGCCCACGCCACTGCCACCGTCGCTGGGGACGCGGCGGAGTCGCACGCCTTGCGGCAGGTGTTCGGCGAGCACCTGGACCGCATCCCGGTCAGTTCCATCAAAGGCGCGGTCGGCCACCTGCTCGGCACCGCCGGAGCCATCGAGAGCATTGCCTGCATCGAATCGCTGCGTACTGGCTGGTTGCCGCCGACGTTGAACTGCGACGAGCGCGATCCGGTCGCGCCCCCTGACGTCATCCCCAACCACGCCCGCGCGCAGCGCGTGAAGCGCGTCCTCAGCAACTCTTTCGGTTTCGGCGGCCAAAACGGCGTGCTGGTGTGGCAGGCGCCGGCTGCGGAGTGA
- a CDS encoding AMP-binding protein, which produces MRLETMLTPEYVEKYRDVWPNKTILDYLRACVDRVPDKVAIEDRKGRYTFRELAAAVDRVALGLMAHGVGPGDVVSFQLPNWNEFVILHFAVTRLGAISNPLIPIYRDREISYMVRMAEAKVLVIPDEFAGFDYPAMVERLRPEWPALETVFVVGDRVPAGMRPFAELLEEPWEQWRDPRVLDDIVIDPNDVTEIVFTSGTTGDPKGVMHTHNSLCTSTEYFVERLKMTPDDVVFMASTFAHQTGFLYGARIQVHVGCTAIYQDVWNPLEFLDAIEHKGVSITMAATPYLYDAVHVEGMEKRDLSAFRAFVTAGAPVPPALVKEAAERLPGSVLAGWGQSENGLVTLTFLNDPEEKLTQTSGYPFPGMELLVVDDEGRPCPAGVEGDLWCRGPAMFVGYLKNIDMTRNQFVGDWFKTGDRAILDEDGYVKLAGRSSDIIRRRGEQVPVTLLEDVLHEHPDIAVAQVVAMPSPDPEEGERGCAFVSLRPGAKPFTIDRMREFLRERGIRQQDWPERLEVVREFPRTPSGKIQKYVLRRMIREKLAAEGVLPAKG; this is translated from the coding sequence ATGCGGTTGGAGACGATGCTGACGCCGGAGTACGTGGAGAAGTACCGGGACGTTTGGCCGAACAAGACCATCCTCGACTATCTCCGGGCGTGTGTGGACAGGGTGCCGGACAAAGTGGCGATTGAGGACCGAAAGGGTCGCTACACGTTTCGGGAGCTGGCGGCGGCGGTGGACCGCGTGGCCCTCGGTCTGATGGCCCACGGCGTTGGGCCTGGGGACGTGGTGTCGTTCCAGCTGCCCAACTGGAACGAGTTCGTGATTCTGCACTTTGCGGTCACCCGACTCGGGGCCATCAGCAACCCGCTCATCCCCATCTATCGGGATCGCGAGATTTCGTACATGGTCCGCATGGCGGAGGCGAAGGTGCTGGTGATCCCGGACGAATTCGCGGGCTTCGACTACCCGGCGATGGTGGAACGATTGCGGCCCGAGTGGCCCGCGCTGGAGACGGTGTTCGTCGTCGGCGACCGGGTGCCCGCGGGGATGCGGCCCTTCGCGGAGTTGCTCGAGGAGCCGTGGGAGCAGTGGCGGGATCCCAGGGTGCTGGACGACATCGTGATCGATCCGAACGACGTCACGGAAATCGTCTTCACCTCGGGCACCACGGGCGACCCGAAGGGGGTCATGCACACGCACAACTCGTTGTGCACCTCGACGGAGTACTTCGTCGAGCGGCTGAAGATGACGCCGGACGACGTGGTGTTCATGGCGTCGACGTTCGCTCACCAGACGGGCTTTCTGTACGGGGCCCGCATCCAGGTGCATGTGGGCTGCACGGCCATCTACCAGGACGTCTGGAATCCGCTGGAGTTCCTCGACGCCATCGAGCACAAAGGGGTGTCGATCACGATGGCGGCCACGCCCTACCTGTACGACGCCGTGCACGTGGAGGGGATGGAAAAGCGGGATCTCAGCGCCTTCCGGGCGTTCGTGACGGCGGGTGCGCCGGTGCCCCCCGCGCTCGTCAAGGAGGCGGCGGAGCGGCTGCCGGGCAGCGTCCTGGCCGGCTGGGGCCAGTCGGAGAACGGGCTGGTGACGCTGACGTTTTTGAACGACCCGGAGGAGAAGCTGACGCAGACATCCGGCTATCCGTTCCCGGGGATGGAGCTGTTGGTGGTGGACGACGAGGGGCGGCCGTGCCCGGCGGGGGTCGAGGGAGACCTGTGGTGCCGGGGGCCTGCGATGTTCGTCGGATACCTGAAGAACATCGACATGACGCGCAACCAGTTCGTCGGCGACTGGTTTAAGACGGGCGATCGCGCCATCCTCGACGAGGACGGCTACGTCAAGCTGGCTGGCCGCAGCAGCGACATCATCCGCCGGCGCGGAGAGCAGGTGCCAGTGACGCTGCTGGAGGACGTGCTGCACGAGCACCCGGACATCGCGGTGGCCCAGGTGGTGGCGATGCCCTCTCCCGATCCGGAGGAGGGCGAACGCGGTTGCGCCTTCGTGAGCCTGCGACCGGGGGCGAAGCCGTTCACCATCGACCGGATGCGCGAATTCCTGCGCGAACGGGGCATTCGCCAGCAGGACTGGCCGGAGCGCCTGGAGGTGGTGCGGGAGTTCCCGCGCACCCCGAGTGGCAAGATCCAGAAGTACGTGCTGCGGCGGATGATTCGGGAGAAGCTGGCGGCGGAAGGGGTGCTGCCTGCGAAGGGATGA
- the fabL gene encoding enoyl-[acyl-carrier-protein] reductase FabL, producing MNRNRRYEGKVVLVTGSSRGIGRQMALRFAEEGADVVIHYFRNGDQARDTAEAARALGADALVVKANLAEAEKVDQLFDEIERHFGRLDVYVHNAASGRNRKAMDLDLKGWEWTVNVNARAFLLGAQRAARLMPEGGAMLALSSLGADRVFPYYTSVGATKAAIESMVRYFAVELAPQRINVNAISAGGVQTGALEHFPEIDKTWRQMEERIPYHRMVTADDIANLALFLCSPEAEMIRGQTIRVDGGLTLITP from the coding sequence ATGAACCGGAACCGGCGGTATGAGGGCAAGGTGGTGCTCGTCACCGGCAGTTCCCGCGGCATCGGGCGGCAGATGGCGCTGCGATTCGCGGAGGAAGGCGCGGACGTGGTGATCCACTACTTCCGCAACGGCGACCAGGCGCGGGACACGGCGGAGGCCGCACGTGCCCTCGGCGCGGACGCGCTGGTCGTCAAGGCGAACCTGGCTGAGGCGGAGAAGGTGGACCAGCTGTTCGACGAGATCGAACGGCATTTCGGCCGCCTCGATGTGTACGTCCACAACGCGGCGTCGGGCCGCAACCGAAAGGCCATGGATCTGGACCTAAAAGGCTGGGAGTGGACGGTCAACGTCAACGCCCGCGCCTTCTTGCTCGGCGCGCAGCGCGCTGCGCGCCTGATGCCGGAGGGCGGGGCGATGCTCGCGCTCTCGTCGCTCGGGGCGGACCGGGTGTTCCCCTACTACACCTCGGTCGGTGCGACCAAGGCGGCCATCGAGTCGATGGTCCGCTACTTCGCGGTGGAACTGGCGCCGCAGCGCATCAACGTCAACGCCATCTCGGCGGGCGGCGTACAGACCGGGGCGTTGGAGCACTTCCCGGAGATCGACAAGACGTGGCGGCAGATGGAGGAGCGCATCCCGTATCACCGGATGGTCACGGCAGATGACATCGCGAATCTGGCACTGTTCCTGTGCTCCCCGGAGGCAGAGATGATCCGTGGCCAGACCATCCGGGTGGACGGCGGGTTGACGCTGATCACCCCCTGA
- a CDS encoding class I adenylate-forming enzyme family protein, with product MQRFPGMVLTPERAQAYLDQGVWKQDAFPDVMERQAAAQPDLVHRDDRRRATQVQLWQEAESVAAGLRELGVGKGDVVALQMGSSLDYIVALWAISRIGAVAALLQVDLGREALRQSLLQAGASVWLVAATHLGQPLAETAVTLRPELPDLKHVVVSAEDPAAVPAGCASFAALRDAGGRLGEEAQTLRPGPLDPFIMVFSAGTTGVPRGIVHLHANYLWAVRTYAELFGLGPGDGTLTLAPVYHQTGMLLGVVMPLVSGGRVLLMDRFSAARALRWVAEERPRFLVGAPPHLVHVAQAPGLRDADTSSVAMFFYAGAPVSSDILRQLQQDTGWKVGALFGWSEGLLACATRPDDPIEAASTTVGRVIPGTEVVLVDEDGRPVQPGEVGEMWSRGPNFCAGYYRQPEAAAERWDAQGWFHSGDLFRQDAEGRFVYCGRADDIINRGGTKIDPKTVESAILQHPAVADAGVVGIPDKTLGRRTVACVVTRPGAHLSLADLRDFLANRGLAKYELPDGLRLFEALPKTAARTVKRRELAAWCERGLGNEPEPAV from the coding sequence GTGCAACGGTTTCCGGGCATGGTGCTGACGCCCGAACGGGCCCAGGCGTACCTGGATCAGGGGGTCTGGAAGCAGGACGCCTTCCCGGACGTCATGGAGCGGCAGGCCGCGGCGCAGCCGGACCTGGTGCATCGGGACGACCGGCGCCGGGCCACGCAGGTGCAGCTGTGGCAGGAGGCGGAGTCGGTCGCGGCGGGCCTGCGGGAGCTCGGCGTGGGCAAGGGGGACGTGGTCGCCCTGCAGATGGGCAGCTCCCTCGACTACATCGTGGCCCTGTGGGCTATCTCCCGCATCGGGGCCGTCGCGGCGCTGCTGCAGGTCGACCTCGGACGAGAAGCGCTCCGCCAGAGCCTCCTGCAAGCGGGCGCGTCGGTGTGGCTGGTGGCGGCGACCCACCTGGGCCAGCCACTGGCGGAGACGGCGGTGACGCTGCGGCCTGAGCTACCGGATCTGAAGCACGTGGTGGTGTCCGCAGAAGACCCAGCGGCCGTCCCTGCCGGATGCGCGTCTTTTGCCGCGTTGCGGGACGCGGGGGGCCGGCTCGGCGAGGAGGCGCAGACGCTTCGGCCAGGGCCGCTCGATCCGTTCATCATGGTCTTCTCGGCCGGCACGACGGGAGTCCCGCGCGGCATCGTCCACCTGCACGCGAATTACCTGTGGGCGGTGCGCACGTACGCGGAGCTGTTCGGCCTTGGTCCGGGTGACGGAACGCTGACGCTGGCACCGGTGTACCACCAGACCGGGATGCTCCTCGGGGTGGTGATGCCGCTGGTCAGCGGCGGCCGCGTCCTCCTCATGGACCGCTTTTCGGCCGCCCGGGCGTTGCGCTGGGTGGCGGAGGAGCGGCCTCGTTTTCTCGTCGGGGCGCCGCCGCACCTGGTGCACGTCGCCCAGGCCCCGGGCCTGCGGGATGCCGACACCTCTTCGGTGGCGATGTTCTTCTACGCGGGCGCGCCGGTGTCGAGCGACATCCTGCGGCAACTGCAGCAGGACACCGGGTGGAAGGTCGGTGCCCTGTTCGGATGGAGCGAGGGGCTCTTGGCGTGTGCCACGCGGCCGGACGATCCGATTGAGGCCGCCAGCACCACGGTTGGCCGCGTCATCCCGGGAACCGAGGTGGTGTTGGTCGACGAGGATGGCCGGCCGGTCCAACCGGGCGAGGTCGGCGAAATGTGGAGCCGGGGGCCGAACTTCTGCGCGGGTTACTACCGCCAACCGGAGGCGGCCGCCGAGCGTTGGGACGCGCAGGGGTGGTTCCACTCGGGCGACCTCTTCCGCCAGGACGCCGAGGGCCGGTTCGTGTACTGCGGCCGGGCGGACGACATCATCAACCGGGGTGGAACCAAGATCGACCCGAAGACCGTCGAATCCGCCATCCTACAGCACCCGGCGGTGGCGGACGCGGGTGTCGTCGGGATTCCGGACAAGACCCTCGGCCGCCGCACGGTGGCGTGCGTGGTGACGCGTCCGGGGGCGCACCTGTCCCTGGCGGATCTGCGCGATTTTCTGGCGAATCGGGGGCTGGCCAAGTACGAACTGCCCGATGGGCTGCGGTTATTTGAGGCCCTGCCGAAGACGGCGGCGCGCACCGTCAAGCGGCGGGAACTGGCCGCGTGGTGCGAGAGGGGGTTGGGCAATGAACCGGAACCGGCGGTATGA
- the acpP gene encoding acyl carrier protein yields the protein MPTLDESEILNRVYKLVADQLPEHWDKLSPDARFAEDLGADSLDITELVVAFEDEFGVEIPDEELAGLTTIRAVVDYILRATRG from the coding sequence CTGCCGACCCTCGACGAATCCGAAATTCTGAATCGTGTCTACAAACTGGTGGCCGACCAGCTGCCTGAGCACTGGGACAAGCTGTCTCCCGATGCCCGGTTCGCCGAGGATCTCGGCGCGGACTCGCTCGACATCACGGAGCTGGTGGTCGCGTTCGAGGACGAGTTTGGCGTGGAGATTCCGGACGAGGAACTGGCCGGCTTGACGACCATCCGCGCCGTCGTGGACTACATCTTGCGGGCGACCCGCGGCTGA